The genome window CTGAGTTTTATGGAACCTACCAGAATCCTCAGGTGCATAAACTGTCGATTGGCGTACGGTTTTTCGTatcaattgttgataattatgcACTAACGTCACTTGGCTCGATTGGGATATTAATGCCATTTATATTTCAAGTAGACAgcgataattattcattttagtGTATCTATGTCCATAAGTTATAGTCGCAGATAAATTTACAAGTGCACAGAAATCGCCCGATGGGAAGTGCTTAATAGACATTCTTAAATAATAATCTTCTATGATACCACAAACGCGGAAACTCATTGATAGGTTCATGGCAAACACAAAAACGTGTCAACTTTCTCAAGTTGGAAAATCGCGAGTGTGACTTGGTGAAACGTTCGTGATGTCGATAGCGCACGTCCCACCAAACAAATTCAGTCGAAGTGCATCGCAATAACATGATTAATCTGTCTTCAAGACacgtttcttttttattcaaaggAGTTTCCAAACGAATAAACCATACGTTATTGTAATTTGTGTCCAGACATCAGATTAAATGATAACGGGcttgattttcaaaaaattacagTGATTTGACGGTGTCCTCCTGGTAATTTAATGAGGGTCAGAAGGAGTGAGCGTGCCATagggtgaaaaataaatttaatttatggacTGATGAGAAATAATTAGCTTTAGTTCCACTTCAAGAATTCCACCCCCATTTCTTATTGGACTATGACCTATCCCTTACCCTGATGGCACTAGAAGTCATGTCCTTATAACAAATTCAGCTGTCATAGCGTCCTATTGTCCAGTTATCGATAAAATTCAACCGACTTTCGTGGCTCGTTTTACCATTATTACTATCCACTAAACTGGAACACCTAGAACTCACCCACCCCTCTGATGTCTTCTGCGTCACAAATACAGGCTAAATGTTAAGGGTGGATATAGTAATGGCTCCACGAAAATAGAAATTCCAGAGGTCGACGAAAATGAGTGTCCGGAATGGGTGGGACAGTCATTAGCTTTCTTCGAGTGCTCAATCAAATCCTTTATCTGAGTCCTTCACAAACGCACAATCATGTCCTTTGACCTCTGGTTCCTATCTTTCCCGATGGAAATCCATGATAGTCCATTATGGGTGTTTTATAAGAGCATTGGACTTCATTTCCTTATCTCTCCATAAAGGGATACACTGGAATTATCCGCGAGCAGAAAAATTGCATAAAAATTGCTtggaaaattacagaaaatttttctacacGAACGGTCACCGTGGATCGAAATATAGGGGTCATGGGGACGGACAGGAATCAATTATTGATGAGTGGATTAGGTAGCAATTAGTCGCTTTTacaaaaaaactataaaataatgttcccctccccccaaaaaaatcacacaaGCATCATCAGACTCAAAAATAATACCTGAGAATTTCTGAAGACTCGATTTATCGTTCCCGAAGgaacataaaatttttctgaataaatttttccactctGTTCATTGTCAGACATCTAGGTcatcatgaaaaattgagtgacCCATCAAACGGCACAACACCTAATTTTCCAATaaccataaatattatttttcgttaCAGAAATGTCCCTCGAGGAGTCACGACGCTCACAAAGACCGTATCGCTATGGTATGGTGTTATTATGCGTTGGTGCATTGATAAACTGGCTGGGACTTGCTGAAAATTACGTTGAACCAGTTAGATACGTCGGTGTTGCGTGTATAGTTGCTGGTGCACTTTTAATATGCGCTGCAATGTGTTGTTGGTTACATGCACCACCAACTAGGACTAATGTACAGTCACAACATGGGGGGCATCCACATACAGTGcaggtaaaaaataattatccgcaggaaaaacatttttttctccaacaaaaggctcaaaaaaaatattgaactgaGCTTTTCTGCTCTCGTAAATTATTCACTGGAACGTATATGCGTTACTATGTGATTTTCTCATTCGTTTCCAAACTTTTTTCCGTCGTTAACAGTATCTATGCgataagaaatttaattttagctGTTGTAAACCTAAAAATACCTAGATAGGGATTGTTCATAAGATAGCTCGGAGCATCGACACCACTCTCACGAGTCACTAGAATTGGATTTTGTCGTTTATGAGGTATACTACAGTACACGAGTACTCACGAGCTCTATAAATGGATGGTTTATAAACGGATACTCTACCAAACAGGTAGTAAAACCAATGGaagttgaataaaatacaCATGGGCTATTAATATGTTTTTCACTCTTCGCCCTCTGCTGAGGGAAATTTATTGATCGTCCTCAACGAGAATACGATTCTGTTCGTGAAGGGACAGATTGAAATGCATTGGAAATTTGTGCAAAAATAACTCCATCTCTCACGGTGTCAGTTATTCATTCATCCGGGCCCCTTCGGATTATTTCAGAAGTTCCATGAGGAGCGTACAACCGATCACAATATTAAGTCTGACAAGAATCTCCGGAGGAGATAAAGCGCGAAAACATCCATATCAATATACAATAACAATTTAATCCGATAGTAATGAAGCCCAAGCAACGGGCCCAAAGGTCAAGTATATTCTCAAAACAGTAATACAAATGTCTTTGGTGTCTTGCGTTATTATTCCCGAATCTGGATTATTTATAAATCGGAATAACGCCGATTGATTCCAACCTGCCGCGTAAATTCTCATTGATGCAGCTTATTTATACCCGTCGACAGACCCTTTATGGATGAAATTATAGTGAAAGGGGGTCGTGAAAATGAAGTTTATACTTACGATGGGTATACACacagggggaggaggggaggtGGTGAATGAGGATATTAACCCTAAAGTGCGCACGCGAATTCTATTATTACCTGCAGGCAGCTCTATACCTGATCTTTTTTTGTCCCTCTGTGGTTACTTTTAATGCACCCTTGCTATATGTAGAATACTCCGAGTCCTAGATCTCATTCGCACAGCAGAATTTAACATTGGTTgtctaaacaaaaaatatctgaaactCATTTCCCCTGACAGTTCCCTCAGTCAATGAGTCAGAATAAAAGTTGTTGAATCAGAACAGTTTTGGATCGATTGGAATTTGTAAAGAATTACTAAAACTATTTTTTGTCTCACGTTTGTCAATCATTATATGTGATGACGGTTTGCAAAGCAATTTTTCCCGGGACACGATAATGAGGAGAGATTGATGCTAAGCTGCAAGTAATGACTTTATTTCCCTCCAGATCGATGATCCCATACACGTGATATCGATGGACGAATCGGCAGTTAGTGCGAGACAAAAACCACCGGACTACGAGGCCGTTGCTGACGCGCCACCGAGTTACGACGATGCTATCAAGTTAAATCCAGGACAACTGATACCAGCGGGGAACAGTGGTGTCAGTGGAACTCTCAACGGGGTAGCTAACGTTCCAGGAAATGGTCTTGCCTCTGATCAACCGACCGCACCCACACCACCACCGCCTTATGCCAGGTATTGatcacaatttttgaaaaacccTTTTACAAAAATCTGAGAGGGTGAGAGAATCATTATTTAGCGATATCTCAGTGCATTTGTGGTATTTTAGCAGGGAAAAGTAAGACCTCTTTTAAAATCAAAGGGCAAAGCTTTTATTTTTACgcagtgaatgaaaaattgcaaaataaaatgaattttcaggtgAGACCCACTGTCAGGCAGTTCTCATGGGCTCCCACGAGTCCACCGAACACTGTCAAACAACTCTCGATCGTACAATTCAGTTCGTCCAACGAATTCAAATCGATTAAGTCAAATGGGTGTGACAAGATCGACGAGAGCTGCTAGCCTAGTAAGTGGTTACCGTTCGTACGAGGTCAGACCAGCCATAAATGAGGCGACAAGACTGCGAGCCCAAAGTGTTCACGTACTTTACGCACACGTACCTTTCAACATGAACAGATGAGTTCAACTTCATCGAGAACTTGATGataatcaatcaaaaaatgaagaacGAATGTGGCAATTTTTGCAATTATTCAACGACCAATCGTTTGACGATCATTTACTATTTATAAATGATGATAATTGTACGGTACCTGCCTCAATGCATTCCTGATTTGTTATCACATTTCCGGAGATGGGAGAAAAacagtaaaattaatgaaaatgaagCATTTTATGCAGCAGAAGAGTGCGTTATGCGTGTTATAGTGATGATGAATCTAGTTCCGTCATCCGTTGTGGATGatttttgtataaaatagCTTGTAATGGTGTAGATAGCGAGGGGATGAGTGAGTAATTGAGCGAATGTGATAGGTTTCAAGTTTATCGAGCGAAATGGGGTCGAgcaattttcgaatatttgaCGATTACGAAAAGAGATTTAGGGGGAGGGGTCGGGAGATGCTAGGGGAACAAAAATATCCTATAGAACAGCTGAACAAATTTCCGATTTCTAGAGGTAGCCCTGAACATTGCCCATTAGCTTCTGAAACGAttgtgaaagaaatttttgaggGCACAATCGAAATCGAAATCTGGAATTACGATACTAAAGGACTTCCTCGATAGGGGAACGGatcggaaattttcatgattctCCGGTGACACTGGATTTAATCCTCTGTGACCACTCCTTCCAGAGTGATTGGcagaaaataacaaattcttAATTGTGGAAGATCGAGCATTCAATGAAACACTTGTTGTCTCGTTGACATATTTATTTCCTTCGTTGATTGTGATTTTCATCCATAAATGCTGCAATTCTAATTAGAAATGTGATGTTTATGAAAATCATACGAGAAAATTTGGTTTTATACGTtcagaaatgaataaataaatgagaaatacGCAAAAAGGTGTTGTAATTTATTGTACCCCACTCTAATTCATTATTATCCAGAAtaaagataattaaaaaatcccctgATTTTATACCTGACGTTCACCTCACGTCTGTCATTATCTCTGTCACGTACTATCACTCATGTTATTGATGTAACGTGCGTAGGAAAAAACAGAAGTATTGGAATAGAGATAAGAAGTCAGTTTCTaccggattaaaaaaaaaagactgcCCTTGAAGTTGCATTGATAACActttcaataaattgaaaaatacttgtATGAGTATCAAATAATTATCTTCAGGATATCCTTTACGTTTTTTTGGACGGTAAAAGATAACGCAAAGAGAAATTACTCTTGTCTGTATAAGGAAAACTCTTGGAACTTGGCCCATACGCTACCGCATAtcgcaatatatttttttttatgcctgccttcatttcaatgaaaaaacctCGGGAATGAATCATCCTCACCTTcatatttatcaattctctTATATTTCGTATTTTCGTCATTGTTAAAAGCCAGTCTGTACAAATATTTACATTACAATCAAAAGGTTAGTTATTGTTCGAGTCAGGCCTCCACTGCGATGGGTTCTTCTGTCTTCTCTTTCTTCGCAGGTTCTGAAATGAAAGAACGTACAGTAAACACCGAAAGTTGAATAATGAGAGAGAAAGTTAAAAAGTCCTTActcttttctttttcaattttatcgtcAGGTACGTCAGGCAGTAAAACATCATCCGGAACTTCAGGCATTTCCTTTGTCTCCTCCGCCAAGAGCGCATCGAGCTCAGCCTCGGCTTCGCCCTCGTCCTCCTGAGTCAACGTACCCAACAACAAGTCGTCCAATTCCTTCTGCTTCTCAATACCCTCCTTCGTGTCGTCCATCACCCTCTCAATCTCCTCGATCGAGAGAATATCGTGAAGCTTCTTCAGAGCTGTATTGCCGATCTTCAGACCGTCGATTACTTTGGCCTCGACCTGGGCGAATTCCAAGTCATGGACCATTGTCTCAATATTCTCGAGCTGGCCATCAGTCTTGGTGAGTACTTGctcttggaattttttcttccgAAGGAGCAATAAAGCTCGTCTGTGGGAGTATTCGCGTTATACTTACAAAAGGTTCAGGAACATAAGGGCCACGAGTGTCAAAGTTTGTGGAGACAAAAGGTAGAGTATGAACATTTATGGTATTCGATTCCAACGGTAACAAGTATTCAATTTTGATTTCTGATATCTATTCGATTAACAGTAAATCTCTTCCAAAAACAACCAGTCGATATTTTCCTCCACTAGTAATTAATCAACAAATTAAACATTCAGCGATTGCAACGAGTTACGTGGAGATAtctaaatataaatgaaaaattctcactCTTTTCTGTTGTTTTTAATAAGCTTCCTCGCCAGTTCTCGGTCCTTCTCGATACTCTGCTCAATTCTCCTCtgatattgtttaattttgtcCCTCGTTTGTTTCAATTGCTTcaacaaatgaataataaattaagaataaattcaatgagaGATTTAGGTTAGTTTCATGTATATTTTCACTCACCAATACTGCCTTATCTTGTTCAGTAATCCGGCTAGGAGGTTTCTTCTTTGCGAAGAAAATACCCATGGTGTGTagaaaaatagtatttttgaGTAAAACGAGACTATTgatagtttttttcaaataaaggTCTAATAACATAAACGAAAACTAGTCATTTGTAGTATCTGAACACAACACTAGCCACAAACTTAAGTGACAGACGCAGTACTGACGTCTGGTGTTCACATTCTGTTTGTACCATCAGTTGGCAAGGAAGAGCACAGTAGAAAACAGACTCTAAAATGCATCAGATGGAATATTGAATCTTGAACAATCCATTATCTCCCCAATTCTGAAATTGAATTCTAAATCGTCCATAATGATTTCCAAATGATCTTACGTGAGTTCATTAAGGAATTAGCCATATACCTGTTAATGATTCACCTCTCATTCCTGTTTCATCATCAGCGCTCGGTTCAGTCAACACTGTCCAGTCTTTTAAAGATGGCCGTGGTCAACGTGACGAGCTGATACTCTCCTGTCAAATAATCCCGAGCTCATGAATGTCCAAATGTTCAAA of Diachasmimorpha longicaudata isolate KC_UGA_2023 chromosome 3, iyDiaLong2, whole genome shotgun sequence contains these proteins:
- the LOC135160456 gene encoding uncharacterized protein LOC135160456 isoform X1 — protein: MFLFDIDSSQMSLEESRRSQRPYRYGMVLLCVGALINWLGLAENYVEPVRYVGVACIVAGALLICAAMCCWLHAPPTRTNVQSQHGGHPHTVQIDDPIHVISMDESAVSARQKPPDYEAVADAPPSYDDAIKLNPGQLIPAGNSGVSGTLNGVANVPGNGLASDQPTAPTPPPPYAR
- the LOC135160456 gene encoding uncharacterized protein LOC135160456 isoform X2, translated to MSLEESRRSQRPYRYGMVLLCVGALINWLGLAENYVEPVRYVGVACIVAGALLICAAMCCWLHAPPTRTNVQSQHGGHPHTVQIDDPIHVISMDESAVSARQKPPDYEAVADAPPSYDDAIKLNPGQLIPAGNSGVSGTLNGVANVPGNGLASDQPTAPTPPPPYAR
- the LOC135160453 gene encoding charged multivesicular body protein 6-A isoform X1 gives rise to the protein MLLDLYLKKTINSLVLLKNTIFLHTMGIFFAKKKPPSRITEQDKAVLQLKQTRDKIKQYQRRIEQSIEKDRELARKLIKNNRKERALLLLRKKKFQEQVLTKTDGQLENIETMVHDLEFAQVEAKVIDGLKIGNTALKKLHDILSIEEIERVMDDTKEGIEKQKELDDLLLGTLTQEDEGEAEAELDALLAEETKEMPEVPDDVLLPDVPDDKIEKEKSKDFLTFSLIIQLSVFTVRSFISEPAKKEKTEEPIAVEA
- the LOC135160453 gene encoding charged multivesicular body protein 6 isoform X2, producing MLLDLYLKKTINSLVLLKNTIFLHTMGIFFAKKKPPSRITEQDKAVLQLKQTRDKIKQYQRRIEQSIEKDRELARKLIKNNRKERALLLLRKKKFQEQVLTKTDGQLENIETMVHDLEFAQVEAKVIDGLKIGNTALKKLHDILSIEEIERVMDDTKEGIEKQKELDDLLLGTLTQEDEGEAEAELDALLAEETKEMPEVPDDVLLPDVPDDKIEKEKKPAKKEKTEEPIAVEA